A region of the Nocardia asteroides genome:
GATCCCGGCGATCGTGTCGCCGGAGCGGAGCCTCGTCCGGCGAGACGAGTTAGCGCCGGTCCGCCCGGCTCGCCGCGCGGCGCTGGGCCCGGTTGCCGCCGTAATGCGAAGCGACCGGCGGGCGCGTCTCGGCTTCGAAGCGGTCGTAGGCGTCCACGATGTCCGAGACCAGCCGGTGGCGGACCACGTCGCTGCTGGTCAGCTCCGCGAAGTGGATGTCTTCGATTTCGGTGAGGATCTCGCTGGCGGCACGCAGACCCGAGCGGGCGCCGCTGGGCAGATCGACCTGGGTCACGTCGCCGGTCACCACGATCTTCGATCCGAACCCGAGGCGGGTGAGGAACATCTTCATCTGCTCGGCGGTGGTGTTCTGCGCCTCGTCGAGAATGATGAACGAGTCGTTCAAGGTGCGACCGCGCATGTAGGCCAGCGGCGCGACCTCGATGACTCCGGCCGCCATCAGCTTGGGAATGGCCTCCGGATCCATCATGTCGTGCAGGGCGTCGTAGAGCGGGCGCAGGTACGGATCGATCTTCTCGTTCAGCGTGCCGGGCAGAAAGCCCAGACGCTCCCCCGCCTCGACCGCGGGACGGGTGAGGATGATCCGGTTGACCTGCTTGGATTGCAGCGCCTGGACCGCCTTGGCCATCGCCAGGTAGGTCTTGCCGGTACCGGCGGGGCCGATGCCGAACACGATCGTGTTGGCATCGATCGCGTCGACGTAGCGCTTCTGGTTCAGCGTCTTGGGCCGGATGGTCTTGCCCCGCCGGGACAGGATGTCCAGGCTGAGCACCTCCGCGGGAGACTCACTGGAGCCCTCGGTGAGCATCGATACCGTATGCCGCACCGCCTCCGGAGTCACCACGCGGTTGCGGCCGGTGAGCGCGACGAGCTGCTCGATGACCCGCTCGGCGAGCGCGACATCGGCCGCCTTGCCGGTGAGGGTCACGGAATTGCCACGGACGTGGATGTCCGCGTCGAGCAGCGTCTCCAGTTCACGAAGGTTCTGGTCGGCCGAACCGAGGAAGGGGAACACGGATTCGGGAGCGAGTTCGATACTCGAGCGCACGGTGCGCGCTGCGGGACCCGAACCGATGTCGCCGGCGCCGATGCCCGCCGCTGGGGTGGCCGGGTCGCCGATCTCGCCTTGTGTTCTCAAAAGTGGCTATAGCCTGCTTTCCGGTCTCGACTGCTGCTGTATGGAGAGAAGTTTAACGCGCCCCACCGACAGCGCCCAGTGAATAAGGCCTCCGGCGGGGCCGGACCCTCATGGAATTCCCCCACGTCGCCCTGCCCAATCCTCCGTGAAGTCACGGAAGTGCCGCACGGCGTCCGGTGGCGTCACCGCGGCGGCCCACACCAACCCGACGGCGCGCGCGGCGCCCGCGTCCGCCAGCGGCACCGTCACCGGGCCGGACAGCGGCCCAGCGGACAGCGGGTCCTCGCCCGGCAGGATCGCCACGCCCAGTCCCGCCGACACCAGCCCGGCCACCGTGACGAGGTCGCTCGACTCGAACGCGATCCGCGGCCGGATATCCGCGGCCGCGCACAGTTCCTCGAAGATGCGCCGCATCCCGAATCCGTGGTGCATCGTGACGAACTCCGCGTCGGCCACCTCGGCGAGCCGGACCTGCCGCCGTCCGGCCAACCGATGCTCCGGCGGCACCGCCAGCACCAGCGGCTGCCGCAGCACGGTACGCCAGCCGACGCCCGCGACGGCAGGGCGGGGCGAGACGATGCCCAGATCCGCTTCGCCCGCGAGCACCCGCTCGGTCACCGCTTCGGCCGCCCCCTGCCACAGTGTCACCGTGATCCGGCCGGAGATCCGCCGGAAGCCGCTGACCAGCTGCGGCACCAGTGATCCGCCGAAGGAGTGCTGGAAGGACAGCCGCACGACTCCCCCTGCCGGATTGGCCCGATCGGCGAGAGCCTGTTTCGCCGCGTCCAGCTCGGATTGCGCACGACGGGCATGCTCGTAGTAGATCCGCCCGAACTCGTTGAGGACGATCCGTTTTCCGCGCCGGTCGAACAGTTCGACACCGACCCGGCGCTCCAACCGGGCCAGCATGCGCGACAGGGTGGGCTGGGCGAGGTGCAACCGATCGGCTGCGGCACCCACCCGCTCCAGCTCGGCGAGTGTCGTGAACCACTCCAGATCCTCGCCGAGCATCGCCCTACCTCCCTATATGTCTCACAAGCATCGAATTGCTTCCTATTATTCATTTCCTTTCCGAAAAACCGCTGATGATGCTGGACGAAAGGAGGAGCCATGACCACCGAGCGCAGCGCAGCGGCAACGGACGTCGCCCACGAACGCAGGATCACCACCGCGCTGTTCGCGGCCGGTCTCACGACTTTCGCCTCCATGTACAGCGCCCAGGCTCTGCTGCCGAGCCTCTCGGCCGCGTTCGGCGCGACGCCTGCGCGGGCGGCGCTGGCGGTGTCGCTCACCACCGGCTTCCTCGCGCTGGCGATCATCCCCGTGAGCGCCCTCTCGTCCCGGATCGGCCGGACCGAAGTGATGACCGGCTCCGCGGTCGCGGCGGCGGCGATCGGATTGCTGCTACCGCTGAGCCCGTCGCTGGAGTTGCTGCTCACCGGACGAGCGCTGCAAGGCATCGCGCTGGCGGGCGTGCCCGCCGTGGCGATGGCCTATCTGGCGGAGGAGATCGGCGGGGACGGGCTGGGCGCCGCGATGGGCGTCTACGTGGCAGGCACCACGATCGGTGGGCTGGCCGGGCGATTGATTCCGGCGTTCACCTTGGACCTGGCGTCCTGGCGGTGGGCGCAGGCAGTGGCCGCGATCGCCGCCGCCGGCTGCACGGTGTGGTTCCTCCGGTGGCTGCCGCCGTCTCGCGGCTTCGTGCCGCGGCCCGCCGGAATGCGCACGGTGCTCGGCGATCTCGGGAGCCAGTTGCGTCATCGCGGGTTGCTCGCGCTGTTCGGGCTGGCGTTCGTCCTGATGGGTGGATTCGTCTCGGTGTACAACTATCTCGGCTACCGGCTGACGGCCGCGCCGTTCGGGTTGCCGGAAGCACTGGTGGGGCTGGTGTTCGTGCTGTATCTGGCCGGCACCGCGGCGTCGGCGGCGGCCGGCCGGCTGACCGACCGGATCGGCAGGCAGTGGGTGCTCACCGTGTCGCTGTGCATGATGACGATCGGGCTCGTGGTGACGATTCCCGACCACCTCGGCACCGCGCTCCTCGGCGTATTGCTCTACACCGCGGGATTCTTCGGTGCGCACACTGCGGCAAGCGCATGGGTGGGCGCGATGGCGCAAGGCAATCGGGGCGCGGCCTCGTCGCTGTATCTGTTCGCCTACTACCTCGGCAGCGCGGTCGTCGGCGGTGCGGCAGGCATCGTCTACGCCCGCGCGGGGTGGCTCGGCCTGACCTGCGGCATCGGTGCGCTGATGGTCATCGCGGCACTGTTGCTGTGGGTATCGCACCGATCGCAGCGCCGCGCGCGCAGACCATGCACACGAATCCCGCGCGGGAATCGTCGCCGGTCGAGGCTTGACCGCTGAGCCGAGATGTCCCGGGACACCGCAGCCGAACTATCTGGCCGTGCGCGTATTCGCGGGCCGCTGCCGAGTCGGTTGCCCAGGTGAAGGCTGTGATCGTTCTCCGCGACTCGGATACCGAGTTCACCAACGCGGGGTCAGGGCGCCTAGAGCGCCCAGCGCGACCGCTGCCGCGGTGGAGGTACGCAGCACCGTCGGGCCGAGCAGAGTCACGTCCGCGCCCGCCTCGGCCAGGGCGGTGAGTTCGGTGTCGTCCAGCCCGCCTTCCGGGCCCACCACGAGGACGATTCCGGTCGCGTCGGCGAAGGGCAGTTCGGTGAAGCGGGCCGTGCCGGACTCGTGCAGCGCCGCGATGATCGCGCCGTCGGCCTTCGCCGTGCGGACCACCTCCAGCAGGTCCTTGGTGCGGTGCAGGTCGGCGACCTCGGGGATGTAGGCCCGGCGGGACTGACGGGCGGCCGAGCGGGCGGCGGCCCGCCATTTGCCGACGCCTTTGGCGGCTTTGCCCTCCCAGTTCGCGACACAGCGCGCGGCCTGCCACGGGATGACGGCGTCGGCGCCCGCCTCCGTCATCAGCTCGACCGCCAGCTCCGAACGGTCGGACTTCGGCAGCGCCTGCGCGACGGTCACCGGCGGCGCCTGCGGGGCCGCCAGCACCCGGTCGCGCACCGCGAGCTCGAGCCGGTCACGGTACGCGGCGACGACTTCCGATTCGGCGAGCACACCGCGCCCGTCGGAGAGGGTGATCGGCTCGCCGACCCGGATGCGGCGCACCGTGGCGGCGTGCCTGCCTTCCGGGCCGTCGAGCACCGCGACCGCGCCCGGCTGGGGCACCTCGTCGAGGTAGAAGACCGTCGCGGCCACCTAGCGTCCGCTGAACGAGGCCCGCAGCCGCGCGAACAGGCCGCTGTTGTGCTCGGACTGCGCCGACATCACCTCGGCGCGCTCGCGGTCACGCATTCCCTTGTATTTGCGCAGGAGTTCGGTCTGCTTGCTGTCCAGCTTGGCCGGGATCACGATGTCCAGGTGCGCGAGCAGATCGCCGCGCGCGCCGGAGCGCAGCCGCGGCATGCCGTGACCGCGCAGCACCGAGATCTCGCCGGGCTGGGTGCCCGCCGGAATGGTCAACTCGGTCGGACCGTCCAGGATGGTGTCGATCACCACGGTGGTGCCCAGCGCCGCGTCGACCATCGGCACCCGGATGGTGCAGTGCAGATCGTCACCGTCGCGGACGAAGACGTCGTGCGGTTGCTCCACGATCTCCACGTACAGGTCACCCGCGTGACCGCCACCCGGGCCGACCTCGCCTTGCGCGGCCAGCCGCACCCGCATGCCGTTCGCGACGCCGGCGGGAATCGGCGCGGCGATCTCGCGGCGCGCCCGCACCCGGCCGTCGCCGCCGCACTTGTGGCACGGGTCCGGGATGGTCTCGCCCGCGCCCCGGCACGTGGGGCACGGGCGCGAAGTCAGCACCTGGCCGAGGAAGGATCGTTGCACGGACTGGACTTCGCCCGCGCCGCCGCAGGTCTCACAGCGCACCGGCTTGGAGTTGCCGTTGGTACCCGAGCCCTGGCAGATGTCGCACAGGATCGCGGTGTCCACGGTGAGGTGCTTGGTCACGCCGACCGCGCACTCGGCCAGGCTGAGCCGGGTGCGGATCAGCGAATCGGCGCCCGGCTGGACCCGGCCACGCGGCTTGCGCGCGCCGGTCGTCCCGCTCATGCCGCCGAAGAACGCCTCGAACACGTCGCCGAGCCCGCCGAAGCCCGCGCCGTTGAAGCCGGCCCCGCCCGCGCCGGATTCCATCGGGTCGCCGCCCATGTCGACGACGCGCCGCTTCTCCGGATCCGACAGCACCTCGTAGGCGGTCGACACTTCCTTGAACTTGGCCTGCGCCGCCTCGTCGGGGTTGACGTCGGGGTGGAGCTCACGCGCCAGCTTGCGGTATGCCCGCTTGATCTCCTGATCGGTCGCGTTCTTCGCGACGCCGAGCAGTCCGTAGTAGTCCCGTGCCACTTGAGTTCTCTAGTCCTTGGTCGTTCTCGACAGTGCCGCCGGTGCCCGCGCCGGATTCGAAACGCGCCGACAACAGCATTAGTCTTGTGCACTCAACTTTATCCGCCCGAAGGGTCGAGCGTAGCAGTGGCATCGCCGACCGGTGTTCAGGTCAGCGCTCGGCGAGGACCTCGCCGATGTATCGGGCGACGGCCGCGACCGACGCGATCGTGCCGGGATAGTCCATCCGCGTCGGGCCCAGCACACCCATACCGCCGAGCACCGCTCCCGCCGCGCCGTAGCCGGTCGACACAACAGACGTCCCGCGCATCTGCTCGACCTGCGTCTCCTCGCCGATGCGGACCGTGACCGTCCCCGGCTGCTGGGCCGCCGCGAGCAGCTTGAGCACGATCACCTGCTCCTCCAGCGCCTCCAGAACCGCCCGCAAGGAGCCGGGGAAGCCGAAGTCGGCGGCGTTGCGGGTGAGGTTGGCGGTGCCGCCGAGCACCAATCGTTCCTCGGGATGTTCCACCAGCGTCTCCACCAGTACCGTGGACACCCGCACCAGCACGTCGCGCAGCCGCACCGGCGCGCGCTCGGGCAGCTCCGCGACCGCCGCCGAGGCCGAGGCCAGGCGTTTGCCGTCCATGGCGCCGCCGAGCATGCCGCGCAGCGCGGCCAGATCCTCGTCGTCGATCACGGCGCCGAGGTCGACCAGTCGCTGATCGACGCGGCCGGTGTCGGTGATCACCACCAGCAGCAGGCGCGCGGGATTGAGCGCGACCACCTCGATGTGACGCACCGTGGACGCCGAGACCGTGGGGTACTGCACGACGGCGACCTGCCTGGTCAGCTGGGCCAGCAAGCGGACGCCCCTGCGCAGCACGTCGTCGAGGTCGACGCCCGACTCCAGGAACTCCATGATCGCCCTGCGCTCCGCCGCCGACAGCGGCTTCACCTCCGAGATCCGGTCCACGAACTGCCTATAGCCTTTGTCCGTCGGGATCCGGCCGGAACTCGTGTGCGGCTGTGTGATGTAGCCCTCGGCCTCGAGCACCGCCATGTCGTTGCGCACCGTCGCGCTGGAAACACCCAGATTGTGCCGCTCGACCAGCGTCTTCGACCCGATCGGCTCCTTGGTCGCGACATAGTCCGCGACGATCGCGCGCAGGACCTCGAAGCGCCGATCCTCGGTGCTCGACATCGGCCCCACCTCCTCGCTGACTCTCCGGTCTCGCCGTAGCCGGCGCAGACGGCCCACCTCATCGCCCACCTCATCGCAGGCGAATCCCGGGTGGTCTGTCGATCCAGTCTAATTGTCGGCAGCCGGATCGCCGCTCGGCAACGCACCGCTCGGCGCGACGGTCAGCGGCTCCGACCACCGCGAGCCACGGCGCCGGGTCGGGGGACCAGCGACGCGTGTCCGACATCCCGCTTTCCCGGCTCAGCGCCTCCGTCCTGCGCGACCTGGTCGATAACGAACGCGGCGCGGAACATATCGCCAAGGCGGACAACATGATTCGGCAGCTCTACAAGATCTGCCCGGAGCAGAGTACCGCCTCGAGCAGCGGATCATCAGTCAGCGGCTGAAGCAGGTGCGCCGCGCTGACCCAGGCCGGAACCGAAGCGCCGCACGATCATCATGATCGCGCGGCGCTGTGGTATTCAGGATCCGTCGACATCGGGGATCCGTCGCATTCCGTCCGGCGCTTTCGCACCGCGTACGGAGCTCTGGCTCCCGAAATGACACAGAACTGCGGCGGTCGTGGACCAGCCGTAGCGGTCAGCCGCAGTCGCCGACTTTCGCCTGCTTGCCCGCCAGGGCGTCGAGACCGAGCATCGCCAGCAGCGACTCGCAGTCAGCGGCGTTCTGCGCGTAGCTGGCCACGGTGCGGGCGGCGACGGCGCATTGGCGCGCATTCTCCGCTCTCTCCGCTGCCCGCGCCACCGCGAACTCGCCCGGCTCATGGATAAGAGTGATGTGTCGTGCCGACGCCATTTGTCTCCTTGGGGTTGGTCGCAGACTACGCGGCCGGTGGGCAACGCGGTACCGGAATGGAATGCGCGGTTCGCCGGACCACCGAACGGTGGTGCGGAATCGGGCTCGTCCGACAGGAAGCGCAAACGCTCGCGATCCATTGGGCCAGTTGCTTTTCGCGAGGCCGGTGTGCATACCGCCTCGAGTGGCGCGCATCAGTCGAGCAATTCGCGGACGACACCGTCGGCGAGGAGGCGGCCGCGATCGGTGAGGACGAGCCGGTCGTCGTCGGTGCGCAGGGCGAGGCCGTCGGCGACCACCCGGCCCACCGCGGCGATGGCGGAGGACGCCAGATCCGCCAGGGGCAGGCCGGTGCGCAACCGCACGGCGAGCATGACTCGTTCGGTGTACCGCTCGTCGTCGCTGAGCGCTTCCCATCCGGCCGCGGGCAGACCGCCCTGGCCGACTCGGTCCGCGTATCGCGCGGGGTGTTTGACGTTCCACCACCGCACTCCCCCGACATGGCTGTGCGCGCCGGGACCGGCGCCCAGCCAGTCGCCGCCGTCCCAGTAGCCGAGATTGTGCCGGCAGACCGCCGCCGCGCCTGCGGCCCAGTTCGAGACCTCGTACCAGTCGAGCCCGGCCGCGCGGAGCCGGGCGTCGATCCGTTCGTAGCGCGCGGCGAGCACGTCGTCGTCGGGCGCGGGCAGTTCGCCGCGGCGCACGCGCCGGGCCAGCGCGGTGCCGTCCTCCACGATCAGCGAATAGGCCGAGACGTGGTCGACACCGGCGTCGAGCACCGCGTCCAGGCTGGCGTCGAGATCGGCGTCGCGCTCGCCCGGCGTCCCGTAGATCAGATCCAGATTGACGTGCTCGAAGCCGGCGGCACGCGCTTCCCGCGCCGCGGCCACCGCCCGGCCGGGGGTGTGTGTGCGGTCGAGCACCCTCAGCACGTGTTCCGCGGCGGACTGCATGCCCAGCGACACCCGCGTGAACCCGGCCTCCCGGATGCGCCGGAAGAACTCCGGCGAGGTGGATTCCGGATTGGATTCCGTGGTGATCTCGGCGTCGGCGGCGAGGCGGAACTCGCCGCGCACCGCGTCCAGCACCGCGGCCAGACCGTCGCCGCCCAGCAGCGAGGGCGTTCCCCCGCCGACGAACACGGTGGACACCTCCGGTGTCGCGGTGGGCAGCGCCGCGAACTCCCGCGCCGCGGTCGCCAGCTCGCCGCGCAACGCCGTCGACCACGACTGCGGCGAGGCCGAGCTGCCGAGCTCACCCGCGGTGTAGGTGTTGAAGTCGCAGTAACCGCACCGCGTCGCGCAGAACGGCACGTG
Encoded here:
- a CDS encoding LysR family transcriptional regulator, which translates into the protein MLGEDLEWFTTLAELERVGAAADRLHLAQPTLSRMLARLERRVGVELFDRRGKRIVLNEFGRIYYEHARRAQSELDAAKQALADRANPAGGVVRLSFQHSFGGSLVPQLVSGFRRISGRITVTLWQGAAEAVTERVLAGEADLGIVSPRPAVAGVGWRTVLRQPLVLAVPPEHRLAGRRQVRLAEVADAEFVTMHHGFGMRRIFEELCAAADIRPRIAFESSDLVTVAGLVSAGLGVAILPGEDPLSAGPLSGPVTVPLADAGAARAVGLVWAAAVTPPDAVRHFRDFTEDWAGRRGGIP
- a CDS encoding MFS transporter — protein: MTTERSAAATDVAHERRITTALFAAGLTTFASMYSAQALLPSLSAAFGATPARAALAVSLTTGFLALAIIPVSALSSRIGRTEVMTGSAVAAAAIGLLLPLSPSLELLLTGRALQGIALAGVPAVAMAYLAEEIGGDGLGAAMGVYVAGTTIGGLAGRLIPAFTLDLASWRWAQAVAAIAAAGCTVWFLRWLPPSRGFVPRPAGMRTVLGDLGSQLRHRGLLALFGLAFVLMGGFVSVYNYLGYRLTAAPFGLPEALVGLVFVLYLAGTAASAAAGRLTDRIGRQWVLTVSLCMMTIGLVVTIPDHLGTALLGVLLYTAGFFGAHTAASAWVGAMAQGNRGAASSLYLFAYYLGSAVVGGAAGIVYARAGWLGLTCGIGALMVIAALLLWVSHRSQRRARRPCTRIPRGNRRRSRLDR
- the hrcA gene encoding heat-inducible transcriptional repressor HrcA — translated: MSSTEDRRFEVLRAIVADYVATKEPIGSKTLVERHNLGVSSATVRNDMAVLEAEGYITQPHTSSGRIPTDKGYRQFVDRISEVKPLSAAERRAIMEFLESGVDLDDVLRRGVRLLAQLTRQVAVVQYPTVSASTVRHIEVVALNPARLLLVVITDTGRVDQRLVDLGAVIDDEDLAALRGMLGGAMDGKRLASASAAVAELPERAPVRLRDVLVRVSTVLVETLVEHPEERLVLGGTANLTRNAADFGFPGSLRAVLEALEEQVIVLKLLAAAQQPGTVTVRIGEETQVEQMRGTSVVSTGYGAAGAVLGGMGVLGPTRMDYPGTIASVAAVARYIGEVLAER
- a CDS encoding 16S rRNA (uracil(1498)-N(3))-methyltransferase; the protein is MAATVFYLDEVPQPGAVAVLDGPEGRHAATVRRIRVGEPITLSDGRGVLAESEVVAAYRDRLELAVRDRVLAAPQAPPVTVAQALPKSDRSELAVELMTEAGADAVIPWQAARCVANWEGKAAKGVGKWRAAARSAARQSRRAYIPEVADLHRTKDLLEVVRTAKADGAIIAALHESGTARFTELPFADATGIVLVVGPEGGLDDTELTALAEAGADVTLLGPTVLRTSTAAAVALGALGALTPRW
- a CDS encoding PhoH family protein; translation: MGAGDIGSGPAARTVRSSIELAPESVFPFLGSADQNLRELETLLDADIHVRGNSVTLTGKAADVALAERVIEQLVALTGRNRVVTPEAVRHTVSMLTEGSSESPAEVLSLDILSRRGKTIRPKTLNQKRYVDAIDANTIVFGIGPAGTGKTYLAMAKAVQALQSKQVNRIILTRPAVEAGERLGFLPGTLNEKIDPYLRPLYDALHDMMDPEAIPKLMAAGVIEVAPLAYMRGRTLNDSFIILDEAQNTTAEQMKMFLTRLGFGSKIVVTGDVTQVDLPSGARSGLRAASEILTEIEDIHFAELTSSDVVRHRLVSDIVDAYDRFEAETRPPVASHYGGNRAQRRAASRADRR
- the hemW gene encoding radical SAM family heme chaperone HemW, coding for MSSSAASASTDTSAPVVRDFGHGPFGIYVHVPFCATRCGYCDFNTYTAGELGSSASPQSWSTALRGELATAAREFAALPTATPEVSTVFVGGGTPSLLGGDGLAAVLDAVRGEFRLAADAEITTESNPESTSPEFFRRIREAGFTRVSLGMQSAAEHVLRVLDRTHTPGRAVAAAREARAAGFEHVNLDLIYGTPGERDADLDASLDAVLDAGVDHVSAYSLIVEDGTALARRVRRGELPAPDDDVLAARYERIDARLRAAGLDWYEVSNWAAGAAAVCRHNLGYWDGGDWLGAGPGAHSHVGGVRWWNVKHPARYADRVGQGGLPAAGWEALSDDERYTERVMLAVRLRTGLPLADLASSAIAAVGRVVADGLALRTDDDRLVLTDRGRLLADGVVRELLD
- the dnaJ gene encoding molecular chaperone DnaJ — its product is MARDYYGLLGVAKNATDQEIKRAYRKLARELHPDVNPDEAAQAKFKEVSTAYEVLSDPEKRRVVDMGGDPMESGAGGAGFNGAGFGGLGDVFEAFFGGMSGTTGARKPRGRVQPGADSLIRTRLSLAECAVGVTKHLTVDTAILCDICQGSGTNGNSKPVRCETCGGAGEVQSVQRSFLGQVLTSRPCPTCRGAGETIPDPCHKCGGDGRVRARREIAAPIPAGVANGMRVRLAAQGEVGPGGGHAGDLYVEIVEQPHDVFVRDGDDLHCTIRVPMVDAALGTTVVIDTILDGPTELTIPAGTQPGEISVLRGHGMPRLRSGARGDLLAHLDIVIPAKLDSKQTELLRKYKGMRDRERAEVMSAQSEHNSGLFARLRASFSGR